One Malania oleifera isolate guangnan ecotype guangnan chromosome 9, ASM2987363v1, whole genome shotgun sequence DNA segment encodes these proteins:
- the LOC131163766 gene encoding costars family protein has product MNVEEEVGRLKEEIKRLGKIQQDGSYKVTFGVLFNDDKCANIFEALVGTLRAAKKRKVVAYDGELLLQGVHDNVEITLKPSPTAEAVGSASVVKK; this is encoded by the exons ATGAACGTAGAGGAAGAAGTTGGGCGGCTCAAAGAAGAAATCAAGCGGCTTGGCAAGATCCAACAAGATGGTTCTTACAAG GTCACATTCGGTGTGCTGTTCAATGATGATAAATGTGCAAATATATTCGAAGCCTTGGTTGGCACATTGAGAgcagcaaagaaaagaaaagttgtCGCATATGATGGTGAGCTACTGCTTCAGGGAGTTCATGATAATGTGGAAATCACCCTCAAACCCTCTCCCACAGCAGAGGCTGTGGGAAGTGCTTCTGTTGTAAAGAAATAA